A stretch of DNA from Cannabis sativa cultivar Pink pepper isolate KNU-18-1 chromosome X, ASM2916894v1, whole genome shotgun sequence:
GGACAATGAAAAAATGAGTACTTTTGCGGATTACAGGTCATTGTCTTCGAGCGTGGAGATCTAGTTTTTGTATTCAATTTCCATCCAGAAACTTCATATGATGGGTAATTTTTGCTTTGATCTTAGCTctagcaattttttttctttttttctttttgagtggGTTTGAATATGTGATATGCAGGTACAAGGTTGGGTGTGACTTGCCTGGGAAGTACAGGGTTGCGCTTGATAGCGATGCTTTAGAATTTGGTGGACATGGAAGAGTAAGAAAAATATTTGTGTACCGTATTATTAAACATGAATGTCTCAGTATAGTAAGAGTGGTAGCTTAATTAGCCAAATTTGTAGTTTACCCACAAAAAACTGTAATTTACTTTAGTTATAATTTGGCACTGGCAGGTTGGCCATGATGCAGACCATTTCACCTCGCCGGAAGGAATACCAGGAGTACCTGAGACAAATTTTAACAATCGCCCCAACTCCTTCAAAGTATTATCACCCTCTCGCACCTGTGTGGTATGTTTTTGTTCTCTTTTTTTCTCAACAATCACTCCTCTCCTGTCAAGGTGACATTGCATaatctattttctctttttcctgTTTgtgatgtattttattttgaaggTTTACTATAGAGTAGATGAAACTGGTGAAGGAAACAGTGGGAGTAAAGTTAGTCAAAGCAATGAGAAGAAGAGGAGTGACTAAGTTGCTCTGGTAGATTGTTGTAGCCGGAGAGGATGGTGTGAATAAATAAGATAATTCTCTTATTGAGTTTGTAGATTTTGCTATGGAGTTAATTATGTATAAATACTTTGTTGTGAAGTAGAGATGCCATGTCAGCTTTTAAATGAACAGTATTTATATAGCCTTTGGAGGTTTGAATGAAAATGGAgctttatttacataaaaaaaatgtcatttttccctACCACAGTATTATTTCTATTAAATGAGTTTTTTATCTTGCAAATAATTTGTTTAGAAATGTTTCGAATCTCTTAGAGTGACTACAAATTTGAAGATGCAGTCCAATTTATTCTCCAACTGAGCACCATTTCTCATCATATATGCAGTGCTAGCTATCCACACTGCACATTGATCAAGAGAAAAGAGTCTCACCTCAAAACCATATCACAATAAGAAGAGTAGCTCTCTTaactaaatgttttttttttcgacTTTCGGATGGGGACATTCGAACTTAACTTCTTCTTTGTAAATAAGTGTGAAActattagactatgtctatgtTTTACTGTACTAGTGTAGTGATTATTTCTCTTCAGTGATGGAGGATATTCATAAACATGAATTTGTATTGTGTTCTGTACTTATAAAATGAAACAATTTGACACAATTTCCCTTCAATAGTAGTAGTAATAGTAATTGATTGTGATTAATATCAATTAATAACAACAATGTTCACATAGGAATGTTGGGGTTTTGCAGTAGCAAAATCACTGTATCAATAACAATACCAAACAAGAAGATAAAAGATTGAaaaatcaatactaatataagcAGATTTCTCTGAGTAGAGAGGCAATGGTGTAGggttagattttcttgactcttcGAGCTCCAATGGGAATGGCCGATTTCTCTGAGTAGAGAGGCAATGGTGGTTTCTTGTTCTCCTTGCTCATGCTTCGCAACATATACCTTGGAGTTTCCATCGTCTTCTCCGCCGAATAAGCCGCCGAGATCGATTTCCTCAAGCTCCCAATCTTCTTCGAAGTACTAGCACTAGTTTTCTTAGCagattcaaaattaacaccCAGATTCTGCGTGCTCTTACTAACACTCCTCACCTCACCTGTTTGAATACCCATTTTCCTTCTCAATCTTTCATTCCTTCTAGCAGAGTACTCATCGTAAAATCGACCCCTTTCGAATATCACACTCGAACTCGGATTTGATAAAGCTCCAGTCTTGAGCTTGAGATTCTCCGCCTCGTTTCCGAATTCGACTCGAACCTGCTTCGCTAGAGCCCAAAACTCACGCGAAATCGTGTGGTAACCAGAATCTTCAGAATACTGATTAGGGATCGGTTTCAGAGAACCTGAAATCAGTAGGATAAAACAAATCAAAACAACGATAATGAATGAATAAAATAGAGATGAGTGATCTGTAGAATCGAATCAAGATTTAATGGAACGAACCAGGAGGTGTTTGGGTGGTGGTATTCTGTTGGGGAATCCGGCTGGGTCGAATCCTGGTGGGCGATTTCGCAAGCGGAGGTTTCTTGACCGACCTCATCTTCGACATTCtttgatttgagagagagagagagagagagttaggGCAATCTTTGTCGGGAGAAGAacagtgagagagagagagagagagagaaagcgcTCTGTTTGAAATCAGAATATAAAGGAGCGTCTTCTCCCAACGGTCATATTTTTTTGATCGGACGATTTGGATTGATTCAAATTTTCAacagtacttttttttttaattcactccttaaaaaaataaaagggtgCAGTACCAaaatttttttagtctaataTTTCATATTGGTTTACGTAGATATTATGTATTTCAcgtgatataaaataaaatagtcacacaTGTaacatattttttgaattttatttttggcgtgttaaattttacaaaatatcttaaatagttataacttatatgaccatgagaaaaaatttgactaaaaaattatttcggat
This window harbors:
- the LOC115713858 gene encoding uncharacterized protein LOC115713858, translating into MSKMRSVKKPPLAKSPTRIRPSRIPQQNTTTQTPPGSLKPIPNQYSEDSGYHTISREFWALAKQVRVEFGNEAENLKLKTGALSNPSSSVIFERGRFYDEYSARRNERLRRKMGIQTGEVRSVSKSTQNLGVNFESAKKTSASTSKKIGSLRKSISAAYSAEKTMETPRYMLRSMSKENKKPPLPLYSEKSAIPIGARRVKKI